One window from the genome of Cucumis melo cultivar AY chromosome 12, USDA_Cmelo_AY_1.0, whole genome shotgun sequence encodes:
- the LOC103500779 gene encoding histone H2B.7-like isoform X1 encodes MAPKAEKKPAEKKPAAEEKKAEKAPAEKKPRAEKKLPKDASDKKKKRAKKSIETYKIYIFKVLKQVHPDIGISSKAMGIMNSFINDIFEKLAQESSKLARYNKKPTITSREIQTAVRLVLPGSLDDFDMPEFSSVTIQQDLFYGYDILTKNISDCSHIGFSRHEVTRRWDRAKPLHFKLDSNGPWGFSGANRGNPRISAKFIAFKKQVIWICSFNVPMGPGKIRSSYKGAL; translated from the exons ATGGCGCCAAAGGCCGAGAAGAAGCCCGCCGAGAAGAAGCCAGCGGCGGAGGAGAAGAAGGCCGAGAAAGCTCCGGCGGAGAAGAAGCCAAGAGCCGAGAAGAAGCTTCCCAAAGACGCCTCcgataagaaaaagaagagagccAAGAAGAGCATTGAGACTTACAAGATCTACATCTTCAAAGTTCTCAAGCAAGTTCATCCTGATATCGGAATCTCCAGTAAAGCCATGGGGATTATGAACAGCTTCATCAACGACATTTTTGAAAAGCTCGCTCAGGAATCCTCAAAGCTCGCTCGCTACAACAAGAAGCCGACTATCACCTCTCGGGAGATCCAAACGGCGGTGCGCCTTGTTCTTCCTG GCTCCCTTGATGACTTTGATATGCCTGAGTTCTCATCAGTTACGATTCAGCAGGATCTATTTTATGGTTACGATATACTAACGAAGAATATATCAGATTGTTCCCACATAGGTTTTTCTCGTCATGAG GTTACAAGGAGGTGGGACCGGGCAAAACCTTTACATTTCAAGTTGGATTCTAATGGTCCCTGGGGATTTTCTGGAGCAAATAGGGGTAACCCAAGGATTAGTGCCAAGTTTATCGCATTCAAGAAACAA GTAATATGGATTTGCTCCTTCAATGTGCCAATGGGTCCTGGAAAGATTCGTTCATCATATAAAGGAGCCTTATAA
- the LOC103500779 gene encoding histone H2B.7-like isoform X4 — protein MAPKAEKKPAEKKPAAEEKKAEKAPAEKKPRAEKKLPKDASDKKKKRAKKSIETYKIYIFKVLKQVHPDIGISSKAMGIMNSFINDIFEKLAQESSKLARYNKKPTITSREIQTAVRLVLPGSLDDFDMPEFSSVTIQQDLFYGYDILTKNISDCSHIGFSRHEVTRRWDRAKPLHFKLDSNGPWGFSGANRGNPRISAKFIAFKKQVPHA, from the exons ATGGCGCCAAAGGCCGAGAAGAAGCCCGCCGAGAAGAAGCCAGCGGCGGAGGAGAAGAAGGCCGAGAAAGCTCCGGCGGAGAAGAAGCCAAGAGCCGAGAAGAAGCTTCCCAAAGACGCCTCcgataagaaaaagaagagagccAAGAAGAGCATTGAGACTTACAAGATCTACATCTTCAAAGTTCTCAAGCAAGTTCATCCTGATATCGGAATCTCCAGTAAAGCCATGGGGATTATGAACAGCTTCATCAACGACATTTTTGAAAAGCTCGCTCAGGAATCCTCAAAGCTCGCTCGCTACAACAAGAAGCCGACTATCACCTCTCGGGAGATCCAAACGGCGGTGCGCCTTGTTCTTCCTG GCTCCCTTGATGACTTTGATATGCCTGAGTTCTCATCAGTTACGATTCAGCAGGATCTATTTTATGGTTACGATATACTAACGAAGAATATATCAGATTGTTCCCACATAGGTTTTTCTCGTCATGAG GTTACAAGGAGGTGGGACCGGGCAAAACCTTTACATTTCAAGTTGGATTCTAATGGTCCCTGGGGATTTTCTGGAGCAAATAGGGGTAACCCAAGGATTAGTGCCAAGTTTATCGCATTCAAGAAACAA GTACCTCATGCATGA
- the LOC103500779 gene encoding histone H2B.7-like isoform X5, translating into MAPKAEKKPAEKKPAAEEKKAEKAPAEKKPRAEKKLPKDASDKKKKRAKKSIETYKIYIFKVLKQVHPDIGISSKAMGIMNSFINDIFEKLAQESSKLARYNKKPTITSREIQTAVRLVLPGSLDDFDMPEFSSVTIQQDLFYGYDILTKNISDCSHIGFSRHEFDGCLVKETFHI; encoded by the exons ATGGCGCCAAAGGCCGAGAAGAAGCCCGCCGAGAAGAAGCCAGCGGCGGAGGAGAAGAAGGCCGAGAAAGCTCCGGCGGAGAAGAAGCCAAGAGCCGAGAAGAAGCTTCCCAAAGACGCCTCcgataagaaaaagaagagagccAAGAAGAGCATTGAGACTTACAAGATCTACATCTTCAAAGTTCTCAAGCAAGTTCATCCTGATATCGGAATCTCCAGTAAAGCCATGGGGATTATGAACAGCTTCATCAACGACATTTTTGAAAAGCTCGCTCAGGAATCCTCAAAGCTCGCTCGCTACAACAAGAAGCCGACTATCACCTCTCGGGAGATCCAAACGGCGGTGCGCCTTGTTCTTCCTG GCTCCCTTGATGACTTTGATATGCCTGAGTTCTCATCAGTTACGATTCAGCAGGATCTATTTTATGGTTACGATATACTAACGAAGAATATATCAGATTGTTCCCACATAGGTTTTTCTCGTCATGAG TTTGATGGATGCCTAGTGAAAGAAACATTTCACATATAA
- the LOC103500779 gene encoding histone H2B.7-like isoform X2 — MAPKAEKKPAEKKPAAEEKKAEKAPAEKKPRAEKKLPKDASDKKKKRAKKSIETYKIYIFKVLKQVHPDIGISSKAMGIMNSFINDIFEKLAQESSKLARYNKKPTITSREIQTAVRLVLPGSLDDFDMPEFSSVTIQQDLFYGYDILTKNISDCSHIGFSRHEVTRRWDRAKPLHFKLDSNGPWGFSGANRGNPRISAKFIAFKKQGGKRWSQVTRGTQAR, encoded by the exons ATGGCGCCAAAGGCCGAGAAGAAGCCCGCCGAGAAGAAGCCAGCGGCGGAGGAGAAGAAGGCCGAGAAAGCTCCGGCGGAGAAGAAGCCAAGAGCCGAGAAGAAGCTTCCCAAAGACGCCTCcgataagaaaaagaagagagccAAGAAGAGCATTGAGACTTACAAGATCTACATCTTCAAAGTTCTCAAGCAAGTTCATCCTGATATCGGAATCTCCAGTAAAGCCATGGGGATTATGAACAGCTTCATCAACGACATTTTTGAAAAGCTCGCTCAGGAATCCTCAAAGCTCGCTCGCTACAACAAGAAGCCGACTATCACCTCTCGGGAGATCCAAACGGCGGTGCGCCTTGTTCTTCCTG GCTCCCTTGATGACTTTGATATGCCTGAGTTCTCATCAGTTACGATTCAGCAGGATCTATTTTATGGTTACGATATACTAACGAAGAATATATCAGATTGTTCCCACATAGGTTTTTCTCGTCATGAG GTTACAAGGAGGTGGGACCGGGCAAAACCTTTACATTTCAAGTTGGATTCTAATGGTCCCTGGGGATTTTCTGGAGCAAATAGGGGTAACCCAAGGATTAGTGCCAAGTTTATCGCATTCAAGAAACAA GGTGGGAAACGGTGGTCACAAGTGACCAGAGGGACCCAAGCACGTTAG
- the LOC103500779 gene encoding histone H2B.7-like isoform X3, translated as MAPKAEKKPAEKKPAAEEKKAEKAPAEKKPRAEKKLPKDASDKKKKRAKKSIETYKIYIFKVLKQVHPDIGISSKAMGIMNSFINDIFEKLAQESSKLARYNKKPTITSREIQTAVRLVLPGSLDDFDMPEFSSVTIQQDLFYGYDILTKNISDCSHIGFSRHEVTRRWDRAKPLHFKLDSNGPWGFSGANRGNPRISAKFIAFKKQVRISLFFSCVHI; from the exons ATGGCGCCAAAGGCCGAGAAGAAGCCCGCCGAGAAGAAGCCAGCGGCGGAGGAGAAGAAGGCCGAGAAAGCTCCGGCGGAGAAGAAGCCAAGAGCCGAGAAGAAGCTTCCCAAAGACGCCTCcgataagaaaaagaagagagccAAGAAGAGCATTGAGACTTACAAGATCTACATCTTCAAAGTTCTCAAGCAAGTTCATCCTGATATCGGAATCTCCAGTAAAGCCATGGGGATTATGAACAGCTTCATCAACGACATTTTTGAAAAGCTCGCTCAGGAATCCTCAAAGCTCGCTCGCTACAACAAGAAGCCGACTATCACCTCTCGGGAGATCCAAACGGCGGTGCGCCTTGTTCTTCCTG GCTCCCTTGATGACTTTGATATGCCTGAGTTCTCATCAGTTACGATTCAGCAGGATCTATTTTATGGTTACGATATACTAACGAAGAATATATCAGATTGTTCCCACATAGGTTTTTCTCGTCATGAG GTTACAAGGAGGTGGGACCGGGCAAAACCTTTACATTTCAAGTTGGATTCTAATGGTCCCTGGGGATTTTCTGGAGCAAATAGGGGTAACCCAAGGATTAGTGCCAAGTTTATCGCATTCAAGAAACAAGTAAGGATTTCACTCTTTTTCTCCTGTGTTCACATTTGA
- the LOC103500769 gene encoding cyclin-dependent kinases regulatory subunit 1, with amino-acid sequence MGQIQYSEKYFDDIYEYRHVVLTPEVAKLLPKNRLLSENEWRAIGVQQSRGWVHYAIHRPEPHIMLFRRPLNYQQQQENQAQQQILAK; translated from the exons ATGGGTCAGATTCAGTACTCTGAGAAGTACTTTGATGATATCTATGAGTACAG GCATGTGGTGCTTACTCCTGAAGTGGCGAAACTTCTCCCCAAGAATCGCCTTCTTTCTGAA AATGAATGGAGAGCAATCGGCGTTCAACAAAGCCGTGGATGGGTTCATTATGCAATTCATCGCCCAGAGCCGCACATAATGTTGTTCAGAAGGCCACTCAACTATCAACAGCAGCAAGAGAATCAAGCACAACAGCAGATTTTGGCCAAGTAA